From the Manihot esculenta cultivar AM560-2 chromosome 3, M.esculenta_v8, whole genome shotgun sequence genome, one window contains:
- the LOC110610430 gene encoding cytokinin dehydrogenase 7 has protein sequence MMIAYIERFIHENDTESRQGDDLSNICQSLDLQGTIDYVATGIAAKDFGGLYSFNPLAIIRPAGADDIAMAVKAACRSPNLTVAARGNGHSINGQAMAEGGLVIDMRATGENHFKIVTMNGEMFADVSGGALWEDVLKRCVNLAPRSWTDYLGLTVGGTLSNAGVSGQAFRYGPQSSNVTELDVVTGKGDILTCSETENSELFFGALGGLGQFGIITRARVKLQSTPDMVRWIRVVYSEFEDFTHDAEWLVNRPDGVSFDYVEGFVFVNSDDPVNGWCTVPLDPSQRFDQTAIPPTAGYVLYCLEVALHYQNSDHRSAVDMVVNSLLGRLRFAKDLKFQVDVAYVEFLLRLKRVEEHARANGTWDSPHPWLNMFISKRDIADFDRMVFKKLLKEGVGGPMLVYPLLRSKWDDRTSVMIPAEGEIFYIVALLRFTPPYSKDPCVEKLVSQNQEIVQLCMKEGFDFKLYLPHYKSQEDWKRHFGNKWLRFDKNKANFDPMAILAPGQKIFKRINSHS, from the exons ATGATGATAGCATACATAGAGAGATTCATCCACGAGAACGACACGGAATCTAGACAAGGTGACGACCTCTCCAACATATGCCAGTCTCTAGACCTCCAAGGCACCATCGACTACGTGGCTACCGGAATAGCTGCTAAAGATTTCGGTGGCTTATATTCTTTTAACCCATTAGCTATAATTAGGCCTGCCGGAGCCGATGACATAGCTATGGCGGTGAAAGCAGCTTGTCGATCACCCAATCTGACTGTCGCTGCAAGGGGTAACGGCCACTCAATCAACGGCCAGGCGAtggccgaaggtggtctggtcaTAGACATGAGGGCCACTGGAGAAAACCACTTCAAGATAGTGACAATGAATGGAGAAATGTTCGCTGATGTCTCCGGAGGGGCATTATGGGAAGATGTGCTAAAACGATGCGTTAATCTTGCTCCCAGATCGTGGACTGATTATCTGGGTCTTACCGTAGGTGGAACGTTATCTAACGCCGGCGTTAGTGGGCAAGCCTTCCGTTACGGACCACAATCGTCAAACGTGACGGAATTAGACGTGGTAACGGGAAAAGGTGACATATTGACTTGCTCTGAAACAGAAAATTCTGAACTCTTCTTTGGAGCCTTGGGTGGTCTTGGTCAATTCGGTATCATTACCAGAGCTAGGGTGAAGTTGCAGTCAACGCCGGACATG GTAAGGTGGATAAGGGTGGTGTATTCCGAGTTCGAAGACTTCACCCATGACGCAGAGTGGCTAGTCAATCGTCCAGACGGCGTGTCGTTTGATTACGTTGAAGGGTTCGTGTTCGTGAACAGTGATGATCCAGTAAATGGGTGGTGTACTGTGCCCTTGGACCCAAGCCAGCGGTTTGACCAGACTGCCATTCCTCCAACCGCTGGCTATGTTCTTTACTGCCTTGAAGTGGCTTTACACTATCAAAACAGCGACCACCGATCGGCGGTTGATATG GTTGTGAACAGCTTGCTTGGACGGCTACGATTTGCGAAGGATTTGAAGTTTCAAGTGGACGTCGCTTACGTGGAATTTCTATTGCGTCTGAAGCGAGTGGAGGAGCACGCTAGAGCCAACGGGACATGGGACTCTCCCCATCCTTGGCTCAACATGTTTATATCAAAGAGAGATATTGCTGACTTTGATCGGATGGTGTTCAAGAAATTATTGAAGGAAGGCGTCGGTGGGCCCATGCTGGTCTACCCACTGCTGCGAAGCAA GTGGGATGATCGGACGTCTGTGATGATACCAGCCGAAGGTGAAATATTCTACATAGTGGCATTACTCCGATTCACTCCACCATACTCAAAGGACCCTTGTGTTGAAAAGTTGGTATCTCAAAATCAAGAGATTGTCCAACTTTGCATGAAGGAGGGTTTTGATTTTAAACTATATCTTCCTCATTACAAATCTCAAGAGGACTGGAAACGGCACTTTGGAAATAAATGGTTAAGATTTGACAAAAACAAGGCCAATTTTGATCCCATGGCCATCCTTGCACCAGGGCAGAAAATCTTTAAGAGGATCAACTCTCACTCCTAG